The Kiritimatiellia bacterium genome window below encodes:
- a CDS encoding tetratricopeptide repeat protein: MHQSATFWGVLALGVVLAVASCQKPPGQAEFDRGLYELRRNNPVRARALLEKSIARRPGSEENAFAYNYLGIAAWKLGQFKAAQEAFEDSRRLNPTYAAPVYNLGLLHRQAGEFVQAAQMFEQAAKLDETDPRPLEMLALLYMQSRQWPLARRTLHAALNRAPNSARILTAIAVLDLQTLGPEKSIESHLIALEKDARYAPALFNVGLIYYTRLGDAQRATTYFKRFLAQKPSGPAADYARSFLQTLESRSLAQAPAAGTPVREADALGGGGGAKALAAAGPAAQPPQPATPTPQPTAPPAAPAPSRTLDQRDDELIRQSAERAERGDVSGALEMLLQGAEVAALEQRPAAQERMLRAAARIAFDDPRAHLALAEFLLANRQPAEAVRSFKQATVLAPQNVAAHLGLARAASAAGEYDAALVGYQQAVRLDPRNPDALWEMAQLLDRQLKFAERAIEAYRDFEKFFPTDPRIPRAGERIRDLSKAVRASAPEVPLPPRVEPPAPTPVPARPPPMPASPSPAAVAQPVRATQMSGDPYFGREPTPPARRLNIRPAANRDPNVAVASFNYGVECMRQRRWDQAVTAFTRAIENNPQFYSAYYNLGLVYTQLGDSELAKDAYLQTLVIKPEHVQARYNLALLYFQGRDLPSAAALATDLVRRNPRYAVAHYLLGQIYSERPETIPQAREAYSRFLELEPNHPAAAVVRHWLATH, encoded by the coding sequence ATGCATCAGTCGGCAACATTTTGGGGCGTCCTTGCGCTCGGTGTGGTTCTCGCGGTGGCAAGCTGCCAAAAACCGCCGGGCCAGGCCGAGTTTGACCGTGGGCTCTATGAGTTGCGCCGTAACAATCCGGTGCGGGCCCGCGCTCTTCTCGAAAAATCCATCGCGAGGCGTCCGGGCAGCGAGGAGAATGCGTTTGCCTATAACTATCTCGGCATCGCCGCCTGGAAACTAGGACAGTTCAAGGCTGCGCAAGAGGCGTTTGAAGACAGCCGCCGCCTCAACCCCACGTATGCCGCACCCGTCTATAACCTCGGCTTGTTGCACAGGCAGGCCGGCGAATTCGTCCAGGCGGCCCAGATGTTTGAACAGGCTGCCAAACTAGATGAGACGGATCCGCGACCACTGGAGATGCTCGCCCTGCTATACATGCAATCTCGGCAGTGGCCGCTAGCGCGGCGAACGCTCCACGCTGCGCTGAATCGCGCCCCCAATTCCGCGCGAATCTTGACCGCGATCGCGGTGCTCGACCTTCAGACGCTCGGGCCGGAAAAGAGCATCGAATCGCACCTGATCGCGCTCGAAAAAGATGCCCGTTATGCGCCGGCCCTCTTCAATGTCGGCCTCATTTACTACACGCGGCTTGGGGATGCGCAGCGGGCGACAACCTATTTCAAACGTTTTCTGGCCCAGAAGCCGTCCGGGCCTGCGGCGGACTATGCGCGGTCATTTCTTCAGACCCTGGAATCTCGCTCGCTCGCTCAGGCCCCTGCGGCCGGAACGCCCGTCCGTGAGGCGGACGCCCTGGGTGGAGGCGGGGGCGCGAAGGCCCTTGCGGCAGCCGGCCCCGCTGCCCAACCGCCGCAGCCTGCAACGCCCACCCCCCAGCCGACCGCGCCGCCCGCCGCCCCCGCGCCGTCGCGGACCTTAGACCAGCGCGATGACGAGCTCATCCGCCAATCGGCCGAGAGGGCAGAACGCGGCGACGTGTCAGGGGCGCTCGAAATGCTTTTGCAGGGAGCTGAAGTAGCCGCTCTCGAACAGCGGCCTGCGGCCCAGGAGCGGATGCTGCGCGCCGCGGCCCGGATCGCGTTCGACGATCCCCGCGCGCATCTCGCGCTGGCCGAATTCCTGCTTGCCAACCGGCAGCCCGCCGAGGCGGTACGATCGTTCAAGCAGGCGACCGTTCTGGCACCGCAAAACGTGGCCGCGCACCTTGGCCTGGCGCGAGCCGCCTCCGCTGCGGGCGAATATGATGCGGCCCTCGTCGGTTATCAGCAGGCCGTCCGGCTTGATCCGCGGAATCCGGACGCCTTGTGGGAGATGGCCCAACTCCTGGACCGTCAATTGAAATTCGCGGAGCGCGCGATCGAGGCGTATAGGGATTTCGAGAAATTTTTCCCGACCGATCCGCGGATTCCTCGCGCGGGCGAGCGAATCCGCGACCTTTCTAAGGCGGTTCGGGCTTCCGCACCGGAAGTCCCCTTGCCGCCGCGCGTGGAGCCGCCCGCTCCCACCCCCGTGCCGGCGCGTCCGCCGCCCATGCCCGCATCTCCGTCGCCCGCGGCTGTAGCGCAACCGGTCCGCGCCACTCAAATGTCTGGCGATCCGTATTTCGGACGCGAGCCGACTCCGCCTGCCCGGCGCCTCAATATTCGACCCGCGGCCAATCGAGATCCAAATGTCGCCGTCGCCTCGTTCAACTATGGGGTCGAATGTATGCGGCAACGGCGCTGGGATCAGGCCGTCACGGCCTTCACGCGCGCGATTGAAAACAATCCACAGTTCTACAGCGCCTACTACAACCTTGGGCTGGTCTATACGCAGTTGGGCGATTCGGAATTGGCCAAGGACGCGTATCTTCAGACGCTGGTGATCAAGCCGGAACATGTACAGGCCCGCTACAACCTCGCGCTGCTGTACTTCCAGGGCCGCGATCTGCCCTCCGCCGCCGCTCTGGCCACCGATCTGGTGCGTCGCAACCCGCGATATGCCGTTGCCCATTACCTGCTGGGCCAGATTTATAGCGAGCGGCCGGAAACCATCCCGCAGGCGCGAGAGGCCTATTCACGTTTCCTGGAGCTGGAACCGAACCACCCCGCCGCAGCGGTGGTTCGACACTGGCTGGCTACCCACTGA
- a CDS encoding HAD family phosphatase: MDLGVIFDIDGTLVDNHAYHEEAWLRWGELNNTPISREYYRERLYARTNDQILRTLFGEQIDPDEIARRAAEKEAIYREIYAPAMAPMPGLIDLLRSLRDSGIPCAAASNADRINVDFVIDGLSLRPFFHVVLSRDDVQRGKPDPEMFVLAAARMGVPPRRCLVFEDSATGFEAAARAGMLAIGVAGPGRILEPRPGIIKVVEDYRGLRPEDLRELIHAGLAAESVRGQ, encoded by the coding sequence ATGGATTTAGGCGTTATCTTCGATATCGATGGAACTCTCGTCGACAACCATGCCTATCACGAGGAGGCTTGGCTCCGCTGGGGAGAGCTCAACAATACGCCGATCAGCCGGGAATACTACCGGGAGCGCCTCTATGCCCGCACCAACGACCAGATCCTCCGAACCCTCTTCGGCGAGCAAATTGACCCGGATGAGATCGCCCGCCGCGCCGCGGAAAAAGAGGCGATCTACCGAGAAATTTATGCCCCGGCGATGGCGCCGATGCCTGGCTTGATCGATCTGCTGAGGAGTCTGCGCGACAGCGGTATACCTTGCGCTGCGGCCTCGAACGCTGACCGCATCAATGTGGATTTCGTCATCGACGGGCTCTCGCTGCGCCCGTTCTTTCATGTTGTGTTGTCGCGGGACGATGTGCAGCGGGGCAAGCCGGACCCGGAAATGTTTGTGCTCGCGGCGGCACGAATGGGAGTTCCGCCACGGCGTTGCCTCGTATTCGAGGATTCGGCGACTGGTTTCGAAGCGGCCGCTCGGGCGGGCATGTTGGCAATCGGCGTGGCCGGGCCAGGCCGAATTCTCGAGCCGCGGCCAGGAATCATCAAAGTGGTGGAAGACTACCGCGGCCTGCGGCCAGAGGACCTCCGCGAGCTGATCCACGCGGGCTTGGCGGCAGAATCAGTGCGAGGCCAATGA